One Megasphaera elsdenii DSM 20460 genomic window carries:
- the arsA gene encoding arsenical pump-driving ATPase: MILYDPFRVVQTKYLFLTGKGGVGKTSVACATAVALADAGKKVLLISTDPASNLQDVFSMELTNKATAIDAVPNLAVANLDPVQAAAEYRESVIGPYRGLLPEAALRNMEEQLSGSCTVEIAAFNEFTNFLTDETVARDYDHILFDTAPTGHTLRMLQLPSAWSQFIQKSKHGASCLGQLSGLESRKELYKQAVQTLADGAQTTMLLVARPDSLPLKEAARASKELAALGIANQQLIINGLLPSYDDDATKTLYEKQQAALQAMPGAISDLPRFQIPLRTYNITGLDHVRALLKGEVKEAATELTLEWVQPLQAVIDDLESSHRKVIFTMGKGGVGKTTVAAAIALGLARRGHRVHLTTTDPAAHLQYIVSQTDNLTLSHIDEGEELRKYQDEVLNQAKANGLGPSDLAYIEEDLRSPCTQEIAVFHAFADIVEAADDQIVVIDTAPTGHTLLLLESTESYDKEIRRTHGSTPPSVQHLLPRLKGKETEVVIVTLPEATPVYEALRLEADLKRTKLRSKWWVINKSFYQAKTTSPLLKAKASHEIPWINKVDEHTKGHTALIAWRPDEVRGDVLGTL; the protein is encoded by the coding sequence GTGATCCTCTATGATCCCTTTCGCGTCGTCCAGACGAAATACCTCTTCCTGACCGGCAAGGGCGGCGTCGGCAAGACGTCTGTCGCCTGTGCTACGGCTGTCGCTCTGGCCGATGCCGGGAAGAAGGTCCTGCTCATCAGTACCGACCCGGCGTCGAACCTGCAAGACGTCTTTTCTATGGAACTGACTAACAAGGCTACGGCCATTGACGCCGTGCCTAATCTGGCTGTGGCCAATCTGGATCCGGTCCAGGCCGCTGCCGAATATAGGGAAAGCGTCATCGGCCCTTATCGCGGCCTTTTGCCGGAAGCAGCCCTGCGCAACATGGAAGAACAGCTGTCCGGCTCTTGTACTGTAGAAATCGCCGCCTTCAATGAGTTCACCAATTTCCTCACCGACGAAACCGTCGCCCGCGATTACGACCACATCCTTTTCGATACGGCGCCGACAGGCCACACCCTGCGCATGCTGCAGCTGCCGTCGGCGTGGAGCCAGTTCATCCAGAAGAGCAAACACGGCGCGTCCTGCCTGGGCCAGCTGTCGGGGCTGGAATCGCGGAAAGAACTGTACAAGCAGGCCGTCCAGACCCTGGCCGACGGGGCTCAGACGACGATGCTCCTCGTCGCCCGTCCCGATAGCCTGCCCCTGAAAGAAGCGGCGCGGGCGTCGAAGGAACTGGCCGCCCTGGGCATTGCCAACCAGCAGCTCATCATCAACGGCCTCCTGCCTTCCTACGATGACGATGCGACCAAGACCTTATATGAAAAGCAGCAGGCTGCCTTGCAGGCCATGCCTGGGGCTATTTCCGATTTACCGCGTTTCCAGATTCCCTTGCGGACGTACAATATCACCGGCTTGGACCACGTCCGGGCCCTGCTCAAAGGGGAAGTGAAGGAAGCGGCGACGGAACTGACGCTGGAATGGGTCCAGCCCCTGCAGGCCGTCATCGACGATTTGGAAAGCAGCCATCGCAAGGTCATCTTCACCATGGGCAAAGGCGGCGTCGGTAAGACGACTGTCGCCGCAGCCATCGCCTTGGGCCTGGCCCGCCGCGGCCATCGCGTCCACTTGACGACGACCGACCCGGCCGCCCATTTGCAGTATATCGTCAGCCAGACGGACAACCTGACCTTGAGCCATATCGACGAAGGGGAAGAGCTGAGAAAATACCAGGATGAAGTCCTGAACCAGGCCAAAGCCAACGGCCTGGGCCCGTCGGACCTGGCCTATATCGAAGAAGACCTGCGTTCGCCGTGCACCCAAGAAATTGCCGTCTTCCACGCCTTTGCCGATATCGTCGAAGCCGCCGACGACCAGATCGTCGTCATCGACACGGCGCCGACAGGCCATACGCTGCTGCTCCTGGAATCGACGGAAAGCTACGATAAGGAAATCCGCCGGACCCATGGCTCGACGCCGCCGTCGGTACAGCACTTGCTGCCGCGTCTGAAAGGGAAGGAAACGGAAGTCGTCATCGTCACCTTGCCCGAAGCGACGCCGGTATACGAAGCCCTGCGCCTGGAAGCGGACCTGAAGCGGACCAAGCTGCGCTCGAAGTGGTGGGTCATCAACAAGTCCTTTTATCAGGCCAAGACGACGAGCCCTTTGTTAAAGGCCAAAGCCTCGCATGAAATCCCTTGGATCAACAAAGTCGATGAACATACAAAAGGCCACACGGCCCTCATCGCCTGGCGCCCAGATGAAGTCCGCGGCGACGTCCTAGGGACGTTGTAG
- the arsB gene encoding ACR3 family arsenite efflux transporter, with the protein MEHESQTGISFFQRYLTLWVLLCMVVGVAIGYALPAVPAFLDTLQVMGISIPIAILIWVMIYPMMMKVDFQSIKAVGRQPKGLFVTWIANWLIKPFTMYAIAWFFLFVLFSSWIPTDLARQYLAGAVLLGAAPCTAMVFVWSTLANGNPAYTVIQVATNDLIILIAFVPIVKFLLGVSQVTVPYSVLFVSIFLFVVIPLAGGILTRMTVVKRKGLDYFEQHFVHKFDSATTWGLLLTLVIIFSSQAQVILSNPLHIVLIAIPLTVQTFLIFFLAYGACRLLKLPFDIAAPAGFIGASNFFELAVAVAIALFGVTSPAALATTVGVLTEVPIMLTLVRIALATRN; encoded by the coding sequence ATGGAACATGAATCACAGACCGGCATCAGTTTTTTTCAGCGCTATCTGACCCTTTGGGTTTTGTTATGCATGGTTGTCGGCGTAGCCATCGGGTATGCCCTTCCGGCTGTCCCGGCCTTTTTAGATACGTTACAGGTCATGGGGATTTCCATTCCCATTGCTATTTTGATTTGGGTCATGATTTACCCGATGATGATGAAAGTCGACTTTCAGAGCATCAAAGCCGTAGGACGCCAGCCTAAAGGCCTGTTCGTCACGTGGATTGCCAACTGGCTCATTAAGCCGTTTACCATGTATGCCATTGCCTGGTTCTTCCTTTTTGTCCTTTTCAGTTCCTGGATTCCGACAGATCTGGCTCGTCAATACTTAGCTGGAGCCGTACTGCTCGGTGCGGCTCCCTGCACGGCCATGGTTTTCGTCTGGAGTACCCTGGCCAATGGGAATCCGGCCTATACCGTCATCCAGGTTGCGACGAATGACTTGATCATCCTCATCGCTTTCGTACCTATCGTCAAGTTCCTCTTAGGCGTTTCACAAGTCACGGTGCCTTATAGTGTCCTCTTTGTCAGTATCTTTCTGTTCGTCGTCATTCCCTTGGCAGGCGGTATCCTGACTCGGATGACAGTAGTTAAGCGAAAAGGCCTCGATTATTTTGAACAGCACTTTGTCCACAAATTCGATTCGGCAACGACTTGGGGCCTGTTACTGACGCTGGTCATTATCTTCAGCTCTCAGGCCCAGGTCATCTTATCGAATCCGCTTCACATCGTGCTCATCGCCATTCCGCTGACAGTGCAGACTTTCCTCATCTTCTTCCTTGCCTACGGAGCCTGCCGGCTGCTGAAACTGCCCTTTGACATTGCCGCCCCGGCTGGCTTCATCGGTGCTTCTAACTTTTTTGAATTAGCCGTTGCCGTAGCCATCGCCCTGTTTGGTGTTACCAGCCCGGCAGCCCTGGCGACGACTGTCGGCGTCCTGACGGAAGTCCCGATTATGCTGACCCTGGTCCGTATCGCCTTAGCTACCAGAAACTAA
- a CDS encoding dihydrolipoyl dehydrogenase family protein, giving the protein MKKYDVIVIGTGAANIVTDAALAQGLQVAVIERGRFGGTCLNRGCIPTKVMVTAANRIREIREGSRIGVLADNVRLDWDMLSKRLWEKIDESPAIQGYYDQFPNVDTFNGTASFVDNHTVAIALNDGTSATLTGDKVLIATGGRTNIPALPGLAEAGYVTSESFFGPSYPKKPYQSLIIIGGGPIGCEFAHVFDAAGTKVTMVQHNVRLLPKEDPAVSAFILKQFQRYGMDIRLNKDTVSVSQRDGLKVLSFRDRTTGEEGEVAAEEILVAPGIRPMTELLHLENTDVRLDKRGYIETNEFLETTAENIWALGDVNGMAPFRHKANYEAEILAHNLFSGNAPETWRWADYDAVPAVTYTYPEAAHVGLTEDQALKKGYDVERAINHYSSSAKGYAMGYEPGDEDDGFIKLVVDKKTKFILGAHIIGPEASILIQPFINNLMSGTHVIHPIHEDIASPTAQALRAKPLTRTLDPKSVYTFSETMTPHPSLSEVVMWTRYYYEGK; this is encoded by the coding sequence ATGAAGAAATATGATGTCATTGTCATCGGCACGGGGGCAGCCAACATTGTGACTGATGCGGCCCTGGCCCAGGGCTTGCAGGTGGCTGTCATTGAACGGGGCCGGTTCGGCGGGACTTGTCTGAACCGCGGCTGTATTCCGACAAAGGTCATGGTCACGGCGGCCAACCGCATCCGCGAGATCCGCGAAGGGAGCCGCATCGGCGTCTTGGCTGACAACGTCCGCCTGGACTGGGATATGTTATCGAAGCGGTTGTGGGAAAAGATCGATGAAAGCCCGGCCATTCAAGGTTATTATGACCAGTTCCCCAACGTCGACACCTTCAACGGCACGGCGTCTTTCGTCGACAATCACACGGTCGCCATCGCCTTGAATGACGGCACCAGCGCCACCTTGACGGGCGACAAGGTTCTCATCGCCACTGGCGGCCGGACGAATATCCCCGCCCTGCCGGGCCTGGCAGAAGCGGGCTATGTGACGTCGGAATCGTTCTTTGGCCCGTCATATCCGAAAAAGCCCTACCAGAGCCTGATCATCATCGGCGGCGGCCCGATTGGCTGTGAATTCGCCCACGTCTTCGATGCGGCTGGCACCAAGGTCACTATGGTCCAGCACAATGTCCGCCTCTTACCCAAGGAAGACCCGGCTGTATCGGCGTTCATCCTCAAGCAGTTCCAGCGTTACGGCATGGATATCCGCCTCAATAAAGACACGGTTTCCGTCAGCCAGCGCGACGGCCTGAAGGTCTTGTCCTTCCGCGACCGCACGACCGGCGAAGAAGGCGAAGTGGCAGCTGAAGAAATCCTGGTCGCCCCGGGCATCCGGCCCATGACGGAACTGCTGCACCTGGAAAATACCGACGTCCGCCTGGACAAGCGCGGCTACATCGAAACGAACGAATTTCTGGAAACGACGGCTGAGAATATCTGGGCCCTGGGCGACGTCAACGGCATGGCCCCCTTCCGCCACAAGGCCAATTACGAAGCGGAAATCCTGGCGCACAACCTCTTTTCCGGAAACGCCCCGGAAACATGGCGCTGGGCCGATTACGATGCAGTACCGGCCGTCACCTACACCTATCCTGAAGCGGCTCACGTCGGCCTGACGGAAGACCAGGCCCTGAAGAAAGGCTACGACGTCGAACGGGCCATCAACCACTATTCATCATCGGCCAAAGGCTACGCCATGGGCTATGAACCGGGTGACGAAGACGACGGCTTCATCAAACTGGTCGTCGACAAGAAGACGAAATTCATCCTCGGCGCCCACATCATCGGCCCCGAAGCGTCCATCCTCATCCAGCCTTTCATCAATAACCTCATGAGCGGCACCCACGTCATCCATCCGATCCATGAAGACATTGCATCGCCTACGGCCCAGGCCTTGCGGGCCAAACCGCTGACGCGGACCCTCGACCCCAAATCGGTCTATACCTTCAGCGAAACCATGACGCCTCACCCGTCCCTGTCGGAAGTCGTCATGTGGACGCGGTATTATTACGAAGGGAAATAG
- the rpsO gene encoding 30S ribosomal protein S15 produces MLSVEEKKAIVAKFGANENDTGSPEVQIALLTSRIIYLTEHLRSHKKDHASRRGLLKLVGQRRNLLGYLQKHDLDRYRAILEKLNLRK; encoded by the coding sequence ATGTTAAGCGTAGAAGAAAAAAAAGCAATCGTAGCTAAATTTGGTGCCAATGAAAACGATACGGGTTCTCCGGAAGTACAGATCGCGCTCCTCACGAGCCGCATCATCTATTTGACGGAACATCTCCGCAGCCACAAAAAGGACCATGCATCCCGCCGCGGCTTGTTGAAACTCGTCGGCCAGCGCCGTAACTTGCTCGGTTACTTGCAGAAACACGATCTCGACCGTTATCGTGCTATTCTCGAAAAATTGAACTTGCGTAAATAA
- the pnp gene encoding polyribonucleotide nucleotidyltransferase has product MEEQKFQMDFAGRPLVIEVGKLAKQASGAALVRYGDTAVFVTATGSKEAREDADFFPLTVDYEEKMYSVGKIPGGFIKREGKPPESATLFARLIDRPIRPLFPKTYRHDVHVVAYDFCVDHDNAPEIAAMIGASVSLCMSHIPFAGPIAGVRVGRVDGQFVINPTVAQSEQSDMDIVVAGTKDAILMVEGGAHEIPEEQVLDAIMFAHEEIKKVVEFQLGFLDKISVPKQEFVEKEPPADIVEAVHAYGEEAMKTAIFTADKVEREEKMDAVEADIYEHFADIYPDNADDVAEITQKMIKEIVRHMIAVDKIRPDGRRVDEVRPVSCEVGLFARTHGTGLFTRGQTQIMSFCTLAPLSECQHIDGVGLETDRRYMHHYNFPSFCVGETKSSRGPGRREIGHGKLAERALTQVMPSEEEFPYAIRVVSEVLESNGSSSMGSVCGSTLALMDAGVPIKAPVAGVAMGLVTKGDDFTILTDIQGMEDALGDMDFKVAGTMKGVTAIQMDIKIKGLSREILAQALKQAHEGRMHIMGKMLQVINEPRKELSPYAPRIISMHIKPDKIRDVIGPGGKMIKQITEETGAKIDIDDSGLVYIAAVDGESGQKAKEWIEKLTEDVEVGKTYVGKVTRIMNFGAFVEVLPGKEGLVHISQLAKERVEKVEDVVHVGDEIMVKCVEIDSQGRVNLSRKALLGGGDEGPSHRSRGPRGGHNSHDRQKR; this is encoded by the coding sequence ATGGAAGAACAGAAATTCCAAATGGATTTCGCCGGCCGCCCGCTGGTAATTGAAGTCGGTAAACTGGCTAAGCAGGCCAGCGGTGCCGCATTGGTCCGTTATGGTGACACCGCCGTTTTCGTCACGGCTACGGGCTCGAAAGAAGCGCGTGAAGACGCAGACTTTTTCCCGCTCACCGTCGATTATGAAGAAAAGATGTACTCCGTCGGCAAGATTCCCGGCGGCTTCATCAAACGCGAAGGCAAACCGCCTGAATCGGCAACCCTTTTTGCCCGCCTCATCGACCGTCCGATCCGTCCGCTCTTCCCGAAGACATACCGTCATGACGTCCACGTCGTGGCTTATGATTTCTGCGTAGACCATGACAACGCTCCGGAAATCGCCGCTATGATCGGTGCCTCCGTATCGCTGTGCATGTCCCACATTCCCTTTGCCGGCCCGATTGCCGGTGTCCGCGTCGGCCGCGTCGATGGCCAGTTCGTCATCAACCCGACCGTCGCCCAGAGCGAACAGAGCGATATGGACATCGTCGTCGCCGGTACGAAAGACGCCATCCTCATGGTTGAAGGCGGCGCTCACGAAATCCCGGAAGAACAGGTCCTGGATGCCATCATGTTCGCCCATGAAGAAATCAAGAAAGTCGTCGAATTCCAGCTCGGCTTCCTCGACAAGATTTCCGTACCGAAACAGGAATTCGTCGAAAAAGAACCGCCGGCAGATATCGTCGAAGCCGTCCATGCTTATGGCGAAGAAGCCATGAAGACGGCTATCTTCACGGCTGACAAAGTCGAACGCGAAGAAAAGATGGACGCTGTCGAAGCCGATATTTATGAACACTTTGCCGACATTTATCCGGACAACGCCGATGATGTCGCTGAAATCACGCAGAAAATGATCAAGGAAATCGTCCGCCACATGATCGCCGTCGACAAGATCCGTCCTGACGGCCGCCGTGTCGACGAAGTCCGTCCGGTCAGCTGCGAAGTCGGTCTCTTTGCCCGCACTCACGGCACTGGCTTGTTCACCCGCGGCCAGACGCAGATTATGAGCTTCTGCACGTTGGCACCGCTGTCGGAATGCCAGCATATTGATGGCGTCGGCTTGGAAACGGATCGCCGCTACATGCACCACTATAATTTCCCGTCCTTCTGCGTCGGCGAAACGAAGTCGTCCCGCGGTCCTGGCCGTCGTGAAATCGGCCACGGCAAATTGGCAGAACGCGCATTGACCCAGGTCATGCCCAGTGAAGAAGAATTCCCCTACGCTATCCGCGTCGTATCGGAAGTCCTCGAATCGAATGGCTCCAGCTCCATGGGCAGTGTCTGCGGCAGCACCTTGGCCTTGATGGATGCAGGCGTACCAATCAAAGCGCCTGTTGCCGGCGTCGCCATGGGCTTGGTTACTAAAGGTGATGACTTCACCATCCTGACGGATATCCAGGGCATGGAAGATGCTTTGGGCGACATGGACTTTAAAGTCGCCGGCACTATGAAAGGTGTCACGGCTATCCAGATGGATATCAAGATCAAAGGCCTCAGCCGTGAAATCCTGGCCCAGGCTTTGAAACAGGCCCACGAAGGCCGCATGCACATCATGGGCAAGATGCTGCAGGTCATCAACGAACCGCGAAAGGAGCTCTCTCCGTATGCTCCGCGCATCATCTCCATGCACATCAAGCCGGATAAGATCCGCGACGTCATCGGGCCGGGCGGCAAGATGATCAAACAGATTACCGAAGAAACAGGCGCTAAGATCGACATCGACGATTCGGGCCTGGTATACATTGCCGCTGTCGACGGCGAAAGCGGCCAGAAAGCCAAAGAATGGATTGAAAAACTGACGGAAGACGTTGAAGTCGGCAAGACCTACGTCGGCAAAGTCACGCGCATCATGAACTTCGGCGCCTTCGTCGAAGTCCTGCCGGGCAAAGAAGGGCTGGTCCACATTTCCCAGCTGGCCAAGGAACGCGTCGAAAAAGTCGAAGACGTCGTCCACGTCGGCGATGAAATCATGGTCAAATGCGTCGAAATCGACAGCCAGGGCCGGGTCAACTTGTCCCGCAAAGCCCTCTTGGGTGGCGGCGACGAAGGCCCGTCCCATCGCAGCCGGGGTCCCCGCGGCGGTCATAACAGCCACGACCGCCAGAAACGGTAA
- a CDS encoding dCTP deaminase/dUTPase family protein (catalyzes the formation of dUMP from dUTP) — MAGRGFEIITAYEGCDIHLPVRKTAKSAGYDLEAAETTVLAPHAVTVVPTGLKAFMEDDEYLSIFIRSSLAFKKGLMLANSTGIVDSDYYNNADNEGHIMIAYYNTNDQAYTLEKGERIGQGIFMKYLTVNDDAASGIRTGGIGSTGK; from the coding sequence ATGGCAGGCAGAGGATTTGAAATCATCACGGCCTATGAAGGCTGTGACATCCATCTTCCCGTCCGCAAGACGGCCAAGAGTGCTGGCTACGATTTGGAAGCGGCAGAAACGACGGTCCTGGCACCGCATGCCGTCACCGTCGTGCCGACAGGATTGAAAGCCTTTATGGAAGACGATGAATATTTATCTATCTTCATCCGCTCCAGCCTGGCTTTCAAGAAAGGCCTTATGCTGGCCAACAGCACGGGCATCGTCGACAGCGATTACTATAACAATGCCGACAATGAAGGGCACATCATGATTGCCTATTATAATACGAACGATCAGGCCTACACCTTGGAAAAGGGCGAACGCATCGGCCAGGGCATCTTCATGAAGTACCTGACCGTCAACGACGACGCTGCCAGCGGTATCCGCACGGGCGGTATCGGCAGCACGGGAAAGTAA
- a CDS encoding NUDIX hydrolase, which yields MSISKETLVSRKEIMKGRVLHVTVDTVSIDDGQGGEKKTATREAVWHFGACAILPLTDDGKIILVRQYRYAAAQAMLEVPAGKIEHDGESPDYCAARELEEEAGVTASEILPLGYTYTSPGFCSERIYLYLARGLQKGKQHLDDDEFMNIEYYTPKEMEDLIDQNEITDAKTIAAFEKARKYLPGL from the coding sequence GTGAGTATCAGCAAGGAAACACTCGTTTCTCGTAAAGAAATCATGAAGGGCCGGGTCCTCCACGTTACGGTCGATACCGTTTCCATCGACGACGGCCAGGGCGGCGAAAAGAAGACGGCCACGCGCGAAGCGGTCTGGCATTTCGGCGCCTGCGCCATCCTGCCGCTGACCGATGACGGCAAGATCATCCTCGTCCGCCAGTACCGTTACGCAGCGGCTCAGGCCATGCTGGAAGTGCCGGCCGGGAAGATCGAACACGACGGCGAATCACCCGATTACTGCGCGGCCCGGGAACTGGAAGAAGAAGCCGGCGTCACGGCTTCGGAAATCCTGCCCTTAGGCTATACGTATACGTCGCCGGGCTTCTGCAGTGAACGGATTTATCTCTATCTGGCCCGAGGGCTCCAGAAAGGGAAGCAGCACCTCGATGATGACGAGTTCATGAACATCGAATACTATACGCCCAAGGAAATGGAAGACCTCATCGACCAGAACGAAATCACCGATGCCAAGACCATCGCAGCCTTTGAAAAAGCCCGCAAATATCTGCCGGGATTATAA
- a CDS encoding phosphopentomutase has product MKFNRIIVIVTDSVGAGAAPDAEKFGDKGADTYGHIDANVPLSVPNLRRLGLGRVAHIHAEATDVIGSYGLMQEISAGKDTTSGHWEFMGNPVENPFPTFPDAFPPDLLKAFTEKTGYGYIGNEIASGTEIIERLGPEHFRTGLPIVYTSADSVFQIAAHNDVIPLEELYRICDITRREVCVGPYEVGRIIARPFVGTQGHFVRTGDRRDYSRLPKRKMVFSYLSEAGYAVVGVGKIGDIYAHIGLTESYHTANNHEDMEALRTQLAVHRKDKGLLMANFVDFDSMYGHRRNVKGYADCLEAFDQELGQLLTEIHDDELLVITSDHGNDPTWHGTDHTRERVPLLVYSPALKASVDLGIRQTYADLGMTIMDNFGLTGLEFGTSFLSELR; this is encoded by the coding sequence ATGAAATTCAATCGTATCATCGTTATCGTCACGGACAGCGTCGGCGCCGGCGCTGCACCGGACGCTGAAAAATTTGGCGACAAAGGAGCCGATACGTACGGCCACATCGATGCCAATGTACCTTTGAGCGTGCCCAATCTGCGCCGTCTGGGCTTGGGCCGCGTGGCTCATATCCATGCCGAAGCAACAGACGTCATCGGCTCATATGGCCTCATGCAGGAAATCTCGGCCGGCAAGGATACGACCAGCGGCCATTGGGAATTCATGGGCAACCCCGTAGAAAATCCCTTCCCGACGTTTCCCGACGCCTTCCCGCCGGATTTGTTGAAAGCCTTTACGGAAAAGACGGGCTACGGCTACATCGGCAACGAAATCGCGTCGGGTACGGAAATCATCGAACGCCTGGGGCCGGAACACTTCCGGACGGGCCTGCCCATCGTCTATACGTCGGCAGACAGCGTTTTCCAGATTGCCGCTCACAACGATGTCATTCCCTTGGAAGAATTGTACCGCATCTGCGACATTACGCGCCGCGAAGTCTGCGTCGGCCCTTATGAAGTAGGGCGCATCATCGCCCGGCCTTTCGTCGGGACCCAGGGCCACTTCGTCCGCACCGGCGACCGCCGCGACTACAGCCGGCTGCCCAAGCGGAAAATGGTCTTTTCCTACTTGTCCGAAGCGGGCTATGCCGTCGTCGGCGTCGGCAAGATCGGCGACATCTATGCCCATATCGGCCTGACCGAATCGTACCATACGGCCAATAACCATGAAGACATGGAAGCCTTGCGGACTCAGCTGGCAGTCCATCGGAAGGATAAGGGCCTGCTCATGGCCAACTTCGTCGACTTTGACAGCATGTACGGCCACCGCCGCAACGTCAAAGGCTATGCGGACTGCCTGGAAGCTTTTGACCAGGAACTGGGCCAGCTCTTGACAGAAATCCATGACGACGAACTGCTGGTCATCACGTCGGACCACGGCAACGACCCGACATGGCATGGCACAGACCATACGCGTGAACGGGTACCGCTCCTGGTCTACAGCCCGGCTCTGAAGGCTTCTGTCGACTTGGGTATCCGCCAGACCTATGCCGATTTGGGCATGACGATCATGGATAATTTTGGACTGACAGGCCTTGAATTCGGTACCAGCTTTTTATCAGAACTGAGGTGA
- a CDS encoding thymidine phosphorylase, with amino-acid sequence MWPIDCIEHKRDGKVLTKEEITRFIDDYTAGRIADYQAAAWLMAIYFQGMTYEETKELTLAMAHSGDMVDLSSIPGIKVDKHSTGGIADTTTLIVAPLVAAAGVPVAKMSGRGLGFTGGTADKLESIPGFHVVLPEETFLEQVRRIGLSLITQSGEIAPADKLLYALRDATATVESIPLIASSIMSKKIASGADAIVLDVKYGDGAFMKTKERARELAKTMVGIGNLAGRPTRAVVTSMEAPLGTAIGNCLEVDEAVEALSGKGGRRLMEVVEAIGAQMLLVGGKVRDEGEGRALIRDLVASGKGLAKFREFVKAQGGSTSWIGKRPLTKAPQVFTAVCTDEGYITRIDGRALGEIAMAMGAGRARKEDKIDPMVGIRLFKELYDPVRPGEALFTLYGKEGADMMALAQQVADHIIVTPDQADTIEPVVSEVIV; translated from the coding sequence ATGTGGCCCATCGACTGCATCGAACACAAGCGGGACGGCAAAGTCCTGACTAAAGAGGAAATTACGCGCTTCATCGACGATTATACGGCCGGCCGCATCGCTGACTATCAGGCCGCAGCCTGGCTCATGGCCATCTATTTCCAGGGCATGACCTATGAAGAAACGAAGGAACTGACCCTGGCTATGGCTCATTCCGGCGATATGGTCGATTTGTCGTCCATTCCGGGCATCAAAGTCGACAAGCACAGCACCGGCGGCATTGCCGATACGACGACGCTCATCGTGGCGCCGTTGGTAGCGGCAGCCGGCGTCCCCGTGGCCAAGATGAGCGGCCGCGGCCTGGGATTTACCGGCGGTACGGCGGATAAACTGGAATCCATCCCCGGCTTCCACGTTGTCCTGCCGGAAGAAACCTTCCTGGAACAGGTGCGCCGCATCGGCTTGTCCCTCATCACCCAGTCCGGCGAAATCGCGCCGGCGGATAAACTGCTCTATGCCCTGCGCGACGCGACGGCGACCGTTGAGAGCATCCCCCTCATTGCCAGCTCGATCATGAGCAAGAAAATCGCTTCCGGTGCCGACGCCATCGTCCTCGATGTCAAGTACGGTGACGGCGCCTTCATGAAGACCAAAGAACGGGCGCGGGAACTGGCTAAGACCATGGTCGGTATCGGCAATCTCGCCGGCCGGCCGACGCGGGCTGTCGTCACCTCCATGGAAGCGCCTCTCGGCACGGCCATCGGCAACTGCCTGGAAGTCGATGAAGCCGTCGAAGCCCTCTCCGGTAAAGGCGGCCGCCGCCTGATGGAAGTCGTCGAAGCCATCGGCGCCCAGATGCTCCTCGTCGGCGGCAAAGTAAGAGACGAAGGGGAAGGGCGGGCCCTGATTCGGGACCTCGTCGCGTCCGGCAAAGGCCTGGCGAAATTCAGAGAATTCGTCAAAGCCCAGGGCGGCAGCACATCGTGGATTGGCAAGCGGCCCCTCACCAAGGCACCCCAAGTCTTTACGGCGGTCTGCACCGATGAAGGCTACATCACGCGCATCGACGGCCGGGCCCTCGGTGAAATTGCCATGGCCATGGGCGCCGGCCGGGCCCGCAAAGAAGACAAAATCGACCCGATGGTCGGCATCCGCCTGTTCAAGGAACTCTACGACCCGGTCCGTCCTGGCGAAGCCTTGTTCACCCTGTACGGCAAGGAAGGCGCCGATATGATGGCCCTGGCCCAGCAGGTCGCCGACCACATCATCGTCACGCCCGACCAGGCAGACACCATCGAACCCGTCGTCAGTGAAGTGATAGTATAA